The following are encoded together in the Pelorhabdus rhamnosifermentans genome:
- a CDS encoding helix-turn-helix domain-containing protein — translation MSILGDNIRKLRNKRGLTQAQFGEAIGVAESTISLYESGKREPDNKTLLRIAEYFQCTTDYLLGRTNDPKGYKIDTIAAHRTDDPTKQLPEEARKSLEEFKKFLYEKHGLKFD, via the coding sequence ATGTCTATTCTTGGTGATAACATTCGAAAACTCAGGAACAAACGTGGATTGACACAAGCCCAATTTGGTGAAGCAATTGGCGTAGCTGAATCAACTATTTCTTTATATGAATCTGGAAAAAGAGAACCAGACAATAAAACTCTTTTGCGCATAGCAGAATATTTTCAGTGCACTACGGACTACTTGCTTGGAAGAACAAATGACCCCAAAGGATATAAAATTGACACAATAGCGGCTCATCGTACTGATGATCCAACCAAACAACTACCTGAGGAAGCGAGAAAATCTTTAGAAGAATTCAAAAAATTTTTATATGAAAAGCATGGCCTAAAATTTGATTAA
- a CDS encoding phage portal protein encodes MADVIESSFARWLLDEEEARMQYYQKCQKYYDGLHLIMAPDKYLDMVRHLYGIRINYCDPIIEAPVARLSIEGLSCDDPKTLDSLTKIWKYNRMDAKAIKIHRNAIKKGDAFAQVWPHFPTGSTVPDRYEIKFLTPDIVLPIYESDDSESLTMVRKQWVSFNADGLPMAHKWLFYADRIERYYYLLNRNITSMTIQDYSRLTWLPDETDGFPAVLENPYGFIPIIHFRNKEDDSPFGTSELHNAFSIQDGINKLVVDLMRTADFQAFKQRYVIGVDEEELPINPDTGQRELRSNPGDVWRFPAAGDMDVQVGELESADPSGILASIDKLVDHLSAVTRTPKSTLQDSEGTAASGFAMAKVEAPLLDKVSEKQISFGNSYEDLNKLLIIMQQYHGDLPKGEPPETSLNWKESTSESAQEKLYDAQRKQILKQNSVISAKQWAIEEGYTDDEIAAMQKDIQSESEAETAGIVGPGFSNPTPGSGTM; translated from the coding sequence TTGGCAGATGTAATTGAATCAAGCTTTGCACGCTGGTTGCTGGATGAAGAAGAAGCCAGGATGCAATATTATCAAAAATGCCAGAAGTATTATGATGGCCTGCATCTAATTATGGCGCCAGATAAATACCTTGATATGGTTCGGCATCTTTATGGTATTCGGATTAATTACTGTGATCCGATTATTGAGGCGCCTGTTGCACGTTTGAGTATAGAAGGGCTTTCTTGTGATGATCCGAAAACGTTAGATTCGCTCACAAAGATTTGGAAATATAATCGCATGGATGCCAAGGCAATCAAGATTCATCGTAATGCGATTAAGAAAGGCGACGCATTCGCCCAGGTGTGGCCGCACTTCCCAACAGGCAGCACAGTGCCGGACCGATATGAAATTAAGTTTTTAACACCTGACATTGTTTTGCCTATTTACGAGAGTGACGACAGCGAAAGTCTAACAATGGTTCGTAAACAATGGGTTTCGTTTAATGCTGACGGATTGCCTATGGCTCATAAGTGGCTTTTCTATGCGGACAGGATAGAAAGGTATTACTATTTATTAAATCGCAATATAACGAGCATGACAATACAGGATTACTCTCGTTTAACATGGTTACCAGATGAGACAGACGGCTTTCCTGCAGTATTGGAAAATCCATACGGCTTTATTCCTATTATCCACTTCCGGAACAAAGAAGACGATTCGCCTTTTGGTACCAGCGAGCTACATAACGCCTTTTCAATTCAGGATGGCATTAATAAGCTAGTCGTTGACCTGATGAGAACGGCTGATTTTCAGGCGTTTAAGCAGCGTTATGTAATAGGCGTAGATGAAGAGGAATTGCCGATTAATCCCGATACAGGGCAGCGTGAATTAAGGAGTAACCCTGGCGACGTATGGCGTTTCCCTGCGGCGGGTGATATGGATGTTCAAGTAGGTGAGCTAGAATCGGCAGACCCTTCAGGCATTTTGGCCAGTATTGATAAACTTGTCGACCACCTTTCAGCCGTTACACGAACGCCGAAAAGCACTTTGCAAGATAGCGAAGGAACAGCAGCTAGTGGTTTTGCAATGGCAAAGGTTGAAGCGCCTTTACTTGATAAAGTAAGTGAAAAGCAAATTAGCTTCGGCAATTCCTATGAGGATCTAAACAAGTTGCTTATTATCATGCAGCAATATCATGGCGATTTGCCAAAAGGCGAACCACCTGAAACTAGCCTGAATTGGAAAGAATCAACGTCTGAAAGTGCCCAAGAAAAGTTATATGACGCGCAGCGCAAGCAGATTCTTAAACAGAATAGCGTTATTTCGGCTAAACAGTGGGCAATTGAAGAAGGATACACCGATGATGAGATTGCGGCTATGCAAAAAGATATTCAGTCAGAATCTGAGGCTGAAACTGCTGGAATTGTAGGACCTGGCTTCTCCAATCCTACACCTGGAAGCGGTACAATGTAA
- a CDS encoding phosphoadenosine phosphosulfate reductase family protein yields the protein MLTEKTLFGNVDKVQTAIDRIKQFEPPEGYYVAFSGGKDSCVVLDLVKRAGVKYDAHYNLTTVDPPELVYFIRDNFRVTGRRIRYRQRLKAARLMGRKSPRPFLTINVHKPKETMWQLIVKKRIPPLRHMRYCCAILKEGGGKGRIVITGVRWAESARRAKRRMVEQCNRDNSKQYLHPIIDWSEDDVWQYIHQNKVPYCSLYDEGFKRLGCVLCPYARGQNKQLELKRWPKIADAYKRACVKAFNKAVADGLVQRNWKSGEDMYEWWIAGKSSVKQNPDQTVIFE from the coding sequence GTGTTGACTGAAAAAACATTGTTCGGCAACGTCGATAAAGTCCAGACAGCGATTGACCGGATAAAGCAGTTTGAGCCGCCAGAAGGGTACTATGTTGCGTTTAGTGGTGGGAAAGATTCATGTGTTGTGCTGGACTTGGTTAAACGGGCCGGAGTGAAATACGATGCTCATTATAATTTAACGACTGTTGATCCGCCTGAGTTGGTCTATTTTATTCGGGATAATTTCAGAGTTACAGGCAGAAGAATTCGGTATCGTCAACGTCTTAAAGCAGCTAGATTAATGGGACGAAAATCGCCAAGACCATTTTTAACTATCAATGTTCATAAGCCAAAAGAAACAATGTGGCAACTAATTGTAAAAAAGAGAATACCGCCTCTACGCCATATGCGATATTGTTGCGCGATACTTAAAGAGGGCGGAGGTAAAGGACGGATCGTTATAACAGGCGTAAGATGGGCCGAGTCAGCTAGAAGAGCAAAAAGAAGAATGGTCGAGCAGTGCAATAGAGATAATTCAAAGCAATATTTGCATCCAATAATTGATTGGTCAGAAGACGATGTTTGGCAATATATTCATCAAAACAAAGTTCCATATTGCAGTCTATATGATGAAGGGTTCAAAAGACTTGGCTGTGTTTTGTGTCCATATGCGCGAGGGCAAAATAAGCAACTAGAACTAAAAAGATGGCCTAAAATAGCTGATGCTTATAAAAGGGCTTGCGTAAAAGCTTTTAATAAAGCGGTTGCAGATGGTCTTGTACAACGAAATTGGAAATCTGGTGAGGATATGTATGAATGGTGGATTGCTGGCAAATCCAGCGTAAAACAAAATCCGGACCAGACGGTTATTTTCGAATGA
- a CDS encoding YcxB family protein, whose product MEEKNIQVTVKVELQDYLKFAKLSGAKCLYIFYGFFICLIIENIIEKDISSLILILILFVGYEIYYRISLKKSFESNKLNQKEEVFKFTERGIEIIKIDGSSNLNIKWDELYGIKHSKDILYLMTGSSSGYVIPKKLLDAEQIADLEGLIKDKLDFKLLKKVKRFKYLCIGVSIQILAIVLLAVLKIISSYF is encoded by the coding sequence GTGGAAGAAAAAAATATTCAAGTTACAGTAAAAGTAGAACTACAAGACTATTTAAAATTTGCTAAGTTGTCTGGTGCAAAATGTCTTTATATATTTTATGGATTTTTTATCTGTTTAATAATAGAAAATATAATTGAAAAAGACATCAGTAGCTTAATTCTTATTCTTATACTTTTTGTTGGTTATGAAATTTATTATAGAATATCTCTTAAGAAAAGCTTTGAATCAAATAAGTTAAATCAAAAAGAAGAAGTATTTAAATTTACTGAAAGAGGTATAGAAATTATTAAAATTGATGGTAGTAGTAATTTAAATATTAAATGGGATGAATTATACGGCATAAAACACAGTAAAGATATTTTGTATTTAATGACGGGAAGTTCTTCGGGATATGTAATTCCAAAAAAATTATTGGATGCAGAGCAAATTGCCGATTTAGAGGGACTAATTAAGGATAAGTTGGATTTTAAATTGTTAAAAAAGGTAAAGCGTTTTAAATATTTATGCATTGGTGTATCGATACAGATTTTGGCAATTGTTTTATTGGCAGTCTTGAAAATTATTTCAAGTTATTTTTAA
- a CDS encoding helix-turn-helix domain-containing protein codes for MLTVQSFAEEKNISKPVLDTWIYRHGLPVVRIGRRNYIDERDFDDWIAAHKQVVTAKPKERSTQLAIPKQCRKSGILAKMHRIY; via the coding sequence ATGCTCACGGTTCAAAGTTTCGCAGAAGAAAAAAATATTTCAAAACCGGTTCTTGATACTTGGATTTATCGGCACGGCTTGCCAGTGGTACGAATCGGCCGGCGCAATTATATTGACGAACGCGATTTTGATGATTGGATTGCAGCGCATAAGCAGGTAGTTACAGCAAAGCCGAAAGAGCGCAGCACACAATTAGCGATTCCGAAGCAATGTCGAAAGTCGGGTATTCTGGCAAAAATGCACCGGATTTATTGA
- a CDS encoding phage head morphogenesis protein, whose protein sequence is MLKERAEYDRLLKSLDTELGQILSRHIDKLLTLINSGGLSVNDFHRLANDLQQEIHDMIKSNSVIAIDFAKKVKAADLKPYLAEVQRLLVARNVAKPIIEEATSLNHISLVFGGGLDDKILDAVWNKVWPDALNVDDRIKLLSKKAMKFTEMTVKQGISEGRSAADISKDLRQHFEVEGVERKAAFRLAAHTTNMCYQEAQAEISVSANFVMGIRINRGVYGPASENCDICEEHGGPADGDGKEYRKSDFGGDDADMYVMANMPGYHPNCNCGIETIYEDAITFVKNALQGTNDSSSHSGWKLS, encoded by the coding sequence ATGTTAAAGGAGCGGGCTGAATACGATAGGCTGCTAAAGTCGCTTGATACCGAATTAGGGCAGATATTGAGTCGGCACATTGATAAATTATTAACATTGATTAATTCTGGAGGACTTAGCGTAAATGATTTTCACCGTCTTGCTAATGATTTACAGCAAGAAATTCACGATATGATTAAAAGCAACTCTGTAATTGCGATTGACTTTGCAAAAAAAGTAAAAGCCGCTGACTTAAAGCCCTATTTGGCGGAAGTACAGCGGCTTCTGGTTGCCCGGAATGTGGCCAAGCCAATTATTGAAGAGGCAACAAGTTTAAACCATATTTCCCTTGTTTTTGGCGGCGGCCTGGATGATAAGATTCTTGATGCTGTATGGAACAAGGTCTGGCCTGATGCGTTGAATGTGGATGATCGCATTAAATTGTTAAGCAAAAAGGCCATGAAGTTTACTGAAATGACAGTTAAGCAGGGTATTAGCGAGGGCAGGAGCGCCGCTGACATATCGAAGGACCTCAGGCAGCACTTTGAGGTTGAAGGTGTGGAACGTAAGGCCGCTTTTCGATTAGCGGCGCATACAACAAATATGTGTTATCAAGAGGCGCAAGCAGAAATCTCTGTGAGCGCTAATTTTGTCATGGGCATTAGAATTAACCGCGGTGTCTATGGTCCGGCTAGTGAGAATTGTGATATCTGCGAGGAACACGGCGGTCCAGCAGACGGCGACGGCAAGGAGTACCGAAAATCAGACTTTGGAGGGGATGATGCGGATATGTATGTCATGGCCAATATGCCAGGTTATCACCCGAATTGCAATTGTGGTATTGAGACGATATACGAAGATGCTATTACGTTTGTTAAAAACGCTTTGCAGGGTACAAATGACAGTTCGAGTCATTCCGGGTGGAAACTAAGCTGA
- a CDS encoding sunset domain-containing protein, whose product MKAKAIALILSVLFSFSIFGCGNNTQAPSPQQSPSQTQAVNSTPVQTQQVTPAPVEKPKVQEHRITGTGPNGEGIKGHIDKKGVKIYHLPDDRYYNRTTHVAQWFFTERDAQNAGYRAIIR is encoded by the coding sequence ATGAAAGCTAAGGCAATAGCACTTATTCTATCTGTTTTATTTTCTTTTTCTATATTCGGTTGTGGTAATAATACACAAGCGCCTTCGCCGCAACAGTCTCCATCTCAAACTCAAGCTGTAAATTCTACTCCGGTACAAACGCAACAAGTGACTCCGGCACCTGTAGAAAAGCCGAAAGTGCAAGAACACAGAATAACAGGTACAGGACCTAATGGCGAGGGAATCAAAGGACATATTGATAAGAAAGGCGTAAAAATTTATCACCTGCCAGACGACCGATACTATAATCGGACAACCCACGTTGCTCAATGGTTTTTCACAGAAAGAGATGCACAAAATGCAGGATATAGGGCAATCATAAGATAA
- a CDS encoding ImmA/IrrE family metallo-endopeptidase: MVNKMLALAAQEGVLTSTFPLSPPLYGVYLENADTSAAVIGLSTYIQNESEKRCIMAEELGHHFTSAGICIPRNREFYCYSERTEITRTEYKALKWAANYLIPEHDLLDAIKSGLYEPWELAEHFDVTNEFAAFRLRLFGVKTLT; this comes from the coding sequence ATGGTGAATAAAATGCTTGCACTGGCTGCGCAAGAAGGCGTCCTCACCTCAACGTTTCCACTATCTCCACCATTGTATGGAGTGTATTTGGAGAATGCTGACACTTCCGCAGCTGTAATTGGATTAAGTACTTATATACAAAATGAATCAGAAAAAAGATGTATTATGGCCGAAGAACTTGGACACCACTTCACAAGCGCTGGTATATGCATTCCTCGCAACCGTGAATTTTATTGCTATTCAGAACGAACTGAGATAACCAGAACAGAATACAAAGCACTTAAATGGGCCGCAAATTATTTGATACCAGAACATGATCTACTTGACGCTATAAAGAGCGGGCTATATGAACCCTGGGAGCTTGCTGAACATTTCGATGTCACTAATGAGTTTGCGGCATTTCGTCTTAGACTATTTGGTGTAAAAACATTAACTTAG
- a CDS encoding RusA family crossover junction endodeoxyribonuclease produces the protein MSKLIIPGRPATKKNSSRIVRMGKRRAILPSEAFERYQDEALLHLKKYKQNYDGPVHVCCRYWLPDKRWWPDLVGLLQATSDILEKAGILENDRLIEDYDGSRIVGLDKQNPRAEIEILRVV, from the coding sequence ATGAGTAAACTGATTATACCCGGCAGGCCAGCTACGAAGAAGAATTCAAGCCGAATTGTACGGATGGGAAAACGAAGAGCGATATTGCCAAGTGAGGCGTTTGAGCGGTATCAAGATGAAGCACTATTGCATCTGAAAAAGTACAAGCAAAATTATGATGGCCCGGTGCATGTATGCTGCCGCTATTGGTTGCCGGACAAAAGATGGTGGCCAGATTTAGTGGGGCTGCTACAAGCAACATCAGACATACTTGAAAAGGCCGGAATACTTGAAAATGATAGGCTTATTGAGGATTATGATGGCAGTCGAATAGTCGGGCTGGACAAGCAGAATCCGAGGGCTGAAATTGAAATTTTGAGGGTGGTGTGA
- a CDS encoding capsid assembly scaffolding protein Gp46 family protein: MQNITRLFNLQLFAEGGTGDEPGAGGEGGQGGTAEGKTFTQEELDAIVTKRLGREQKTWEAKLEEEKKKANMTEQEKLKAAAEESEKKSKTAIEAANKRLVKAEAKVQAAALGVKPERIAYVLKLADLSGADVDDKGNVSEKVVKQAIEAVLKDLPELKAGGPGGVNLGGNPGTKGAAGGMNMFIRRAAGRS, translated from the coding sequence ATGCAAAATATTACTAGACTTTTTAATTTACAACTTTTTGCCGAAGGCGGCACAGGTGATGAACCTGGTGCAGGCGGGGAGGGCGGCCAAGGTGGAACAGCCGAAGGTAAGACATTTACTCAGGAAGAGCTTGACGCTATAGTTACTAAGCGCCTGGGAAGAGAGCAAAAGACTTGGGAAGCCAAGCTTGAGGAAGAAAAGAAAAAGGCTAACATGACTGAGCAAGAAAAGTTGAAAGCAGCAGCCGAAGAATCTGAGAAAAAAAGTAAAACTGCTATTGAGGCAGCTAACAAGCGTTTAGTCAAGGCAGAGGCAAAGGTTCAGGCAGCGGCATTAGGAGTAAAGCCTGAAAGAATTGCCTATGTGCTAAAACTGGCTGACTTGTCCGGTGCTGACGTTGACGACAAAGGCAATGTATCTGAAAAGGTTGTTAAGCAGGCCATTGAGGCGGTCTTAAAGGACTTGCCAGAATTAAAAGCGGGTGGTCCTGGTGGCGTTAACCTTGGCGGCAATCCTGGTACAAAGGGTGCTGCTGGTGGAATGAACATGTTTATTAGAC
- a CDS encoding DUF1492 domain-containing protein, with protein sequence MDCIREAENYLRYYRDLKKSVEHADTMIARLTWQTVPKGAGVAQMEATGIHAGRPVNTLNQFYQLQKWQEMRENTLVEVARVDKELDSICEDLGCERYKDVLVMWYVEKLSKEEIAEAIGYSHRQSAYEIRNKAIKKFAVTLFGIEALRAI encoded by the coding sequence ATGGATTGTATTAGAGAGGCAGAAAATTATTTGCGGTACTATAGGGATTTAAAGAAAAGCGTTGAGCATGCCGATACAATGATTGCTAGGCTTACTTGGCAGACGGTGCCAAAAGGGGCAGGAGTGGCACAGATGGAAGCTACAGGAATTCATGCAGGGCGCCCTGTGAATACGCTTAATCAGTTTTATCAGTTACAAAAATGGCAGGAAATGCGTGAGAATACGTTAGTTGAAGTGGCCAGAGTTGATAAGGAGCTAGATTCGATATGTGAGGACCTTGGCTGTGAGCGGTACAAGGATGTTTTGGTTATGTGGTATGTGGAGAAGTTGAGTAAAGAAGAGATTGCAGAAGCAATAGGATATAGTCACAGGCAATCTGCTTATGAAATTCGAAATAAGGCGATTAAAAAGTTTGCTGTAACTCTATTTGGAATTGAAGCCCTTCGGGCTATATAA
- a CDS encoding helix-turn-helix domain-containing protein — protein MSKLENITLQKMLNRAGIKQKEMAQLLNISESGLSLKLSGKREMSIEEAGIIADKLQTTADQIRHALNFAKCKVELSSYPTDMRQTG, from the coding sequence ATGAGTAAATTAGAGAATATTACCTTACAAAAAATGTTGAATAGAGCTGGAATAAAGCAAAAGGAAATGGCTCAATTACTGAATATTAGTGAGAGTGGCTTATCTTTGAAGCTTTCAGGGAAGAGGGAAATGAGTATTGAAGAAGCAGGTATTATTGCAGATAAACTTCAAACCACGGCGGACCAGATTAGACATGCCCTCAACTTTGCAAAATGCAAAGTTGAGTTATCTTCCTATCCAACCGACATGCGTCAAACTGGCTAA
- a CDS encoding PBSX family phage terminase large subunit, which translates to MINKEVNPHFEDFLFDWQSKFQFLVGGYGSSKSYHIALKLILKLLQEKRTALVVREVYETIRESCFSLFEEIIEDLELDGRIKLVTSPMQIRFPNGSKIIFKGMDKPKKLKSINNISIVWCEECSELKYEGFKELIGRLRHPFLSLHMILSTNPVGKSNWTYKHFFKVPGINDEDLYKQRTMRIGNTFYHHSLADDNLFLPYSYIEQLDEIKAYDPDLYRIARQGRFGVNGIIVLPQFEVQPHENVMQAVHGIPGNYKRSGFDFGFETSFNALIRVAIDHEKKWLYIYWEYYKNRMTDDKTALEIAEFKESRELIRADSAEPKTIQYFRQQGFRIQGARKPPGSRVQNIKKVKRFKKIICSDVCKHVIDELKELTYKVDKDGNIIEDEFSIDPHTFSAIWYALDGYEVSDLKKVMSVY; encoded by the coding sequence ATGATAAACAAAGAGGTAAATCCACATTTTGAGGACTTTCTTTTTGATTGGCAGAGCAAATTCCAGTTCCTTGTCGGTGGTTATGGCTCATCTAAGAGCTATCACATAGCTCTGAAGCTCATTCTTAAATTACTGCAAGAGAAACGGACGGCGCTTGTTGTCCGCGAAGTTTATGAGACTATCCGTGAAAGTTGCTTCTCGCTGTTTGAGGAAATCATCGAAGACTTGGAGCTAGATGGCAGGATAAAGCTTGTTACTTCGCCTATGCAGATACGTTTTCCGAATGGCAGCAAGATTATATTCAAGGGCATGGATAAGCCTAAAAAGCTGAAATCAATCAACAACATTAGTATTGTATGGTGTGAAGAGTGCAGCGAACTGAAGTATGAAGGCTTTAAAGAACTGATTGGCCGCTTGCGGCACCCTTTTTTGTCGTTGCATATGATCCTGTCAACTAATCCGGTAGGAAAGTCCAACTGGACTTATAAGCATTTCTTCAAAGTACCGGGTATTAATGATGAGGACTTATATAAGCAGCGGACTATGAGGATAGGCAATACGTTTTACCATCACTCGCTTGCCGATGATAACCTTTTCTTGCCTTACAGTTATATTGAGCAGCTTGATGAAATTAAGGCATATGATCCCGACTTATACAGGATTGCCCGGCAAGGCCGCTTTGGTGTGAATGGTATTATTGTGTTGCCACAGTTTGAAGTACAGCCGCATGAGAACGTTATGCAAGCGGTACATGGGATACCCGGCAACTACAAAAGATCAGGTTTTGACTTTGGCTTTGAAACATCATTCAATGCCTTGATACGCGTCGCTATAGACCATGAGAAAAAGTGGCTATATATTTACTGGGAGTATTACAAAAATCGCATGACCGACGATAAGACGGCTTTAGAAATAGCCGAATTTAAGGAGTCACGCGAACTGATTAGGGCAGATTCAGCAGAGCCTAAAACAATTCAATATTTTAGGCAGCAGGGTTTTCGCATTCAGGGTGCAAGGAAGCCTCCGGGTAGTCGTGTACAGAATATAAAAAAGGTCAAGCGGTTTAAAAAGATTATTTGTTCCGATGTTTGCAAACACGTTATTGATGAGCTGAAGGAACTGACTTACAAGGTTGATAAAGATGGCAATATTATTGAGGATGAATTTAGCATTGACCCACATACATTTAGCGCCATATGGTACGCCTTGGATGGTTACGAAGTATCAGACCTAAAGAAGGTTATGTCAGTTTACTAG
- a CDS encoding DUF6011 domain-containing protein, with translation MKRCRMCGKEITDELSRERGYGPICYEKHLEEVKILQLELNFNSRFRPDMPHSERQKIINQLLYGQSSQR, from the coding sequence ATGAAGCGTTGCAGAATGTGCGGAAAAGAGATAACGGACGAGCTATCACGTGAGCGCGGATATGGTCCTATATGCTATGAGAAGCACTTAGAAGAAGTGAAGATATTGCAATTAGAGCTGAACTTCAATAGCAGATTTAGGCCGGATATGCCGCACAGTGAACGGCAAAAGATTATTAATCAACTTTTATATGGGCAGTCGTCACAAAGATAG